One genomic segment of Pandoraea sputorum includes these proteins:
- a CDS encoding BolA family protein has protein sequence MTMEQQIEARLTAALSPLEFALENDSARHAGHAGAASGGHYNVRIVSAAFTGRNRVARHRLVYDALADLMQNGIHALAIVALAPGEA, from the coding sequence ATGACCATGGAACAGCAAATCGAAGCGCGGCTCACCGCTGCGCTGTCCCCGCTCGAGTTTGCGCTCGAGAACGATAGCGCACGGCACGCCGGACACGCTGGCGCCGCCTCGGGCGGGCATTACAACGTGCGTATCGTCTCCGCCGCGTTTACCGGACGTAACCGCGTTGCGCGTCACCGCCTGGTGTATGATGCGCTAGCCGATTTGATGCAGAACGGCATTCACGCCCTCGCCATCGTTGCGCTCGCCCCGGGCGAAGCGTAA
- a CDS encoding septation protein A, with product MKFLFDLLPVILFFVAFKFAGIYVATGIAIVTTIAQVIWMWLRHRKVEPMQWVSLAIIVVFGGATMLLHDETFIKWKPTALYWLFGVTLFVAELMFDKNLIRAMMEKQMALPEHLWRAVNFSWALFFLAMGVLNLVIAYHFSTDTWVNFKLFGGMGLMVVFIVVQSLWLAKYIKQDE from the coding sequence ATGAAATTTCTCTTCGACCTGTTACCGGTCATCCTGTTTTTCGTCGCCTTCAAATTCGCTGGCATTTACGTTGCGACCGGCATCGCGATCGTCACGACGATTGCTCAGGTTATCTGGATGTGGTTGCGCCACCGCAAGGTGGAACCCATGCAATGGGTGAGTCTTGCGATCATCGTGGTGTTCGGCGGCGCGACCATGCTGCTGCACGACGAGACTTTCATCAAGTGGAAACCCACTGCGCTTTACTGGCTCTTCGGCGTCACGCTGTTCGTTGCCGAACTGATGTTCGACAAGAATCTGATTCGCGCGATGATGGAAAAGCAAATGGCGCTGCCCGAGCATCTGTGGCGTGCCGTGAATTTCAGCTGGGCGCTCTTCTTCCTCGCGATGGGCGTGCTCAATCTGGTCATCGCCTATCACTTCTCCACCGACACGTGGGTCAACTTCAAACTCTTCGGCGGCATGGGCCTCATGGTCGTGTTCATCGTCGTGCAGAGCCTGTGGCTCGCGAAGTACATCAAACAGGACGAATAA
- a CDS encoding NirD/YgiW/YdeI family stress tolerance protein — protein MSKKSERRLSLAVAASLIAGGVMLSAPAHAQINVPQAGAPAGGSVAVPAVTPRAVTVEQALKAPKDMEAVIEGHIVNRIKHEHYTFQDASGSIEIELDDKYLPTGQQITPQTLVRIIGEVDTHRMKPNDIDVKRIEIVK, from the coding sequence ATGTCCAAGAAATCCGAACGCCGCCTTAGCCTCGCCGTCGCCGCCTCGCTGATTGCCGGCGGCGTCATGCTTAGCGCCCCGGCGCATGCGCAAATCAATGTGCCGCAGGCCGGCGCGCCGGCCGGAGGCAGCGTGGCTGTACCGGCTGTCACGCCGCGCGCCGTGACGGTCGAGCAGGCGCTCAAGGCCCCGAAAGATATGGAGGCCGTCATCGAGGGGCACATCGTCAACCGGATCAAGCACGAGCACTACACGTTCCAGGACGCTTCCGGCTCGATTGAGATCGAACTCGACGACAAATACCTCCCGACCGGGCAGCAGATTACCCCGCAGACGCTGGTACGCATCATCGGCGAGGTGGACACCCACCGCATGAAGCCGAACGATATCGACGTGAAGCGCATCGAAATCGTCAAATAA
- the msrB gene encoding peptide-methionine (R)-S-oxide reductase MsrB, which yields MSKVEKTDAEWRAQLDDVEYQITRHAATERAFTGRYWDHWKDGTYRCVCCGAPLFESTEKFDAGCGWPSYSKPIDGAGIDEIADYSHGMVRVEVRCHNCDAHLGHVFEDGPQPTGLRYCINSASLNFEDKAGESDKPKDD from the coding sequence ATGAGCAAAGTGGAAAAGACCGACGCCGAATGGCGTGCCCAACTCGACGATGTCGAGTACCAGATCACCCGCCACGCGGCGACCGAGCGTGCCTTTACCGGCCGTTACTGGGATCACTGGAAGGACGGCACTTACCGCTGCGTGTGCTGCGGCGCACCGCTGTTCGAGTCGACCGAGAAGTTCGACGCCGGATGCGGCTGGCCGAGCTATTCCAAGCCAATTGACGGCGCAGGCATCGACGAAATCGCCGATTACAGTCACGGCATGGTGCGTGTCGAAGTGCGCTGCCACAACTGCGACGCCCACCTCGGGCACGTTTTTGAAGACGGTCCGCAGCCGACCGGCCTGCGCTATTGCATCAACTCGGCATCGCTGAACTTTGAGGACAAGGCGGGAGAGTCCGACAAGCCGAAAGACGATTGA